A window of the Mesotoga prima MesG1.Ag.4.2 genome harbors these coding sequences:
- the infA gene encoding translation initiation factor IF-1 encodes MSDKSDIIKMDGTVVESMPNATFKVELENNHTVLAHISGKMRKNFIRLIPGDKVVVEVSIYDLTKGRIVYRKRIDKGGETN; translated from the coding sequence GTGTCGGATAAGAGCGATATCATTAAGATGGATGGGACAGTTGTGGAATCGATGCCTAATGCGACCTTCAAGGTCGAACTTGAGAACAATCACACTGTTCTAGCTCACATCTCTGGAAAAATGCGCAAGAACTTCATCAGGTTGATCCCGGGTGATAAGGTCGTTGTGGAAGTGTCAATATACGACCTGACCAAAGGAAGAATTGTTTATCGTAAAAGGATAGACAAAGGAGGAGAAACGAATTGA
- the rpmJ gene encoding 50S ribosomal protein L36, giving the protein MKVRASVKKRCEHCKVIRRNGRIRVICEKNPKHNQRQG; this is encoded by the coding sequence TTGAAAGTCCGCGCTTCGGTCAAGAAGAGATGTGAACACTGCAAAGTGATAAGACGCAATGGCAGAATAAGAGTCATCTGCGAAAAAAATCCAAAGCACAACCAGCGTCAGGGTTAA
- the rpsM gene encoding 30S ribosomal protein S13 translates to MARILGVELPNNKKTFVALTYIYGIGYTRSNEILSGTEIDGNKRAKDLTDEEVSKIAKYINEHYKVEGELRTEVDRSIKRLIEIGSYRGYRHRNGLPVRGQKTHSNGRTRKGSRASKIRKKS, encoded by the coding sequence ATGGCACGTATCCTTGGTGTTGAACTTCCTAATAACAAGAAGACTTTCGTTGCCCTGACCTATATCTATGGTATAGGTTATACAAGATCGAACGAGATTCTTTCAGGAACGGAAATCGATGGCAATAAGAGAGCAAAAGACCTGACTGACGAAGAAGTTAGTAAAATTGCGAAGTACATAAATGAGCATTACAAGGTTGAAGGCGAGCTCAGAACTGAAGTCGACAGGTCGATTAAGAGACTAATCGAGATAGGAAGTTATAGAGGTTACAGGCATAGAAACGGGCTTCCGGTACGCGGTCAGAAGACGCATTCAAATGGAAGGACCAGAAAGGGTTCTAGAGCCAGTAAGATTCGTAAGAAGAGCTAA
- the rpsK gene encoding 30S ribosomal protein S11, with product MAKRPAAKKKRKLTTDRGVVHIKSSFNNTIITLTDPEGNTLMWTSGGTAGYSGSKKSTPYAAQLGADKIAKEAIKLGITRVGIEVKGPGSGREAAIRTIQAAGLTVETLKDITPLPHNGCRPRRRRRV from the coding sequence ATGGCAAAGAGACCAGCAGCCAAGAAAAAAAGGAAACTGACAACTGATAGGGGAGTAGTGCATATAAAGTCCTCTTTCAACAACACAATAATTACGTTGACCGACCCAGAAGGGAACACTCTGATGTGGACGTCAGGTGGAACCGCCGGATACTCCGGATCGAAAAAATCAACACCCTATGCGGCTCAACTGGGCGCAGATAAGATTGCTAAAGAGGCCATCAAGCTAGGGATCACGAGAGTTGGAATAGAAGTCAAGGGCCCAGGTTCTGGAAGGGAAGCTGCAATCAGGACAATTCAAGCGGCAGGTCTTACTGTGGAGACGCTCAAAGATATCACGCCACTGCCTCACAACGGTTGCAGACCACGCAGAAGAAGAAGAGTCTGA
- the rpsD gene encoding 30S ribosomal protein S4 — translation MARYTGPVCKLCRREGFKLYLKGERCFSPRCSQVKRPVAPGQHGASTRKLTQYGMQLRSKQVVKRIYGVLERQFRRYFEAALKKNEETGTALMKILESRLDNIVFRMGFASSRRQARQLVNHGHVLVNGRRVNKPSFNLRVGDIVEIKEKSRSVLPIKEAAEAAKERTAYPWVEVDYETFRGTYLRYPVTEEVEIPVDLQSIIELYSK, via the coding sequence ATGGCCAGATATACAGGACCAGTGTGTAAACTTTGTCGTCGTGAAGGATTTAAGCTGTATTTGAAAGGTGAAAGATGTTTTTCACCAAGGTGTTCTCAGGTGAAGAGGCCTGTCGCCCCTGGACAACACGGAGCCTCCACTAGAAAGCTCACCCAATATGGCATGCAGTTGAGATCTAAACAGGTTGTAAAGAGGATTTACGGTGTTCTTGAAAGGCAGTTCAGACGATATTTTGAAGCGGCTTTGAAAAAGAACGAAGAAACGGGAACTGCTCTGATGAAGATTCTTGAATCAAGACTTGACAATATCGTTTTCAGAATGGGATTCGCCTCGAGCAGGAGGCAGGCGAGACAGCTGGTTAACCACGGACACGTTCTTGTTAATGGTAGAAGGGTGAACAAGCCTTCCTTCAATTTGAGAGTCGGTGACATCGTGGAGATCAAAGAGAAGAGTAGAAGTGTTTTACCGATCAAAGAAGCGGCAGAAGCTGCAAAAGAGAGAACAGCCTATCCATGGGTTGAGGTAGACTACGAGACATTTAGAGGTACCTACCTGAGATATCCTGTAACTGAAGAAGTAGAGATTCCAGTTGATCTGCAGTCGATTATTGAGCTCTACTCTAAGTAA
- a CDS encoding DNA-directed RNA polymerase subunit alpha, whose translation MLTSIMPKNLRIEEEREDDNSYFTRFILSPMERGYATTIGNSLRRVLLSSIPSMAITRLKIPGKYHEYDVIDGVKEDILEIILNFKKVQLKPALEFSDAVKLTLETAGPGVITAGDIKTPTGVEVVNPSQYIATLNTDSVIYIELFAEIGRGFVPVSEMEIEHDVEMIYIDGIFSPVLKVNFQTENVRVGKRTDYDKLILDVWTKKSITPSDALLRATDILIRHFEVFSNGLGKPGQGLTSSALKQEEEEIISEEAEVTVETPQVEEQDSNSLGAKKVEELDLSVRSLNCLKRDKINTIGDLLDKSEADLLRIRNFGEKSMLEVVKKLREKFNIVLKKE comes from the coding sequence ATGTTGACATCAATAATGCCAAAAAACTTGCGAATTGAAGAAGAAAGAGAGGATGATAACAGCTATTTTACAAGATTCATCCTTTCTCCAATGGAAAGAGGATATGCCACTACTATCGGGAACTCGCTTAGGAGGGTTCTCCTCTCATCGATACCGAGTATGGCAATCACAAGACTAAAGATACCTGGTAAATATCACGAATACGATGTTATTGACGGAGTAAAGGAAGATATTCTCGAAATAATCCTTAATTTCAAGAAAGTCCAGTTAAAACCCGCACTTGAATTCTCTGATGCGGTGAAACTCACACTTGAGACGGCAGGACCAGGAGTCATTACAGCTGGCGATATTAAAACTCCTACTGGGGTAGAGGTAGTCAACCCGTCTCAATACATAGCTACTCTGAACACAGATTCAGTTATTTATATCGAGCTTTTCGCTGAAATTGGACGAGGGTTTGTTCCAGTGTCAGAAATGGAGATAGAGCACGACGTTGAGATGATTTACATCGATGGGATCTTCAGCCCTGTGTTAAAAGTCAACTTCCAGACCGAGAACGTCCGGGTTGGAAAGAGAACAGACTACGACAAGCTTATCTTGGATGTGTGGACTAAAAAGTCGATAACCCCTTCTGATGCGCTTTTGAGAGCAACTGACATACTTATTAGGCACTTCGAGGTCTTCTCCAACGGTCTAGGCAAGCCGGGTCAAGGTCTTACAAGCTCAGCGCTCAAACAGGAAGAAGAGGAAATCATTTCTGAAGAAGCCGAAGTCACTGTCGAAACCCCCCAGGTGGAAGAACAGGACTCGAATTCCCTTGGAGCGAAGAAGGTTGAGGAACTCGATCTTTCGGTCAGATCTCTTAACTGTCTCAAGCGCGACAAAATCAACACAATTGGTGATCTTCTCGACAAGAGCGAAGCTGATCTTCTGAGGATCAGGAACTTCGGAGAGAAGTCCATGCTGGAAGTTGTCAAGAAACTGAGGGAAAAGTTCAACATCGTACTCAAGAAAGAATGA
- the rplQ gene encoding 50S ribosomal protein L17 encodes MRHRVSGSKLNMPHSQRVALMRNLARELFEHGTIVTTVTRAKELRPFVESIITKAKKASLLSVEISSKGPDSTETQALKSRNLALHREINRNFNDRKLVKKICDEVAVKYHERNGGYTRIVKLGMRRGDASEMAVLQLIDNEEKQEKKPEKKAEKKQDKK; translated from the coding sequence ATGCGCCATAGAGTCAGTGGAAGCAAACTAAATATGCCCCACAGCCAGCGAGTCGCTTTAATGCGAAATCTGGCCAGGGAGCTTTTCGAACATGGAACAATCGTTACTACAGTCACTAGAGCAAAGGAGCTTAGACCCTTTGTTGAAAGCATTATTACTAAGGCAAAGAAGGCTTCTCTACTCTCAGTCGAGATTTCTTCTAAGGGTCCTGACAGTACAGAAACACAGGCACTGAAGTCAAGGAACCTTGCTTTGCATCGAGAGATAAACAGGAACTTCAACGACAGAAAGCTTGTCAAAAAGATCTGTGATGAAGTTGCAGTTAAGTACCACGAAAGAAACGGGGGATACACCAGAATAGTAAAATTGGGTATGAGAAGGGGCGACGCAAGTGAAATGGCCGTTCTTCAGTTGATAGACAACGAAGAAAAACAGGAAAAGAAGCCCGAGAAGAAAGCTGAAAAGAAACAGGACAAAAAGTGA
- the fsa gene encoding fructose-6-phosphate aldolase — MKIFLDTANIEDIREGMKLGLVDGVTTNPTLVSREGVKFEDRVVEICETVKGPVSAEVTSTDYENMVLQARELASLNEHVVVKIPMTRDGMRAVKTLYGEGIKTNVTLIFNSLQATLAAKAGATYVSPFVGRLDDIASNGMEIVEEIVRIFANYGYSTEIIVASVRHPMHVLEAALMGADIVTIPYEVLLKLFNHPLTDIGIERFMDDWKRYQKQQGK, encoded by the coding sequence ATGAAGATATTTCTTGACACGGCAAACATTGAAGACATTCGTGAGGGAATGAAGCTTGGCCTCGTCGATGGCGTGACTACCAATCCAACATTGGTTTCCAGAGAAGGAGTTAAGTTCGAAGACCGAGTTGTGGAGATTTGTGAAACGGTTAAGGGCCCTGTATCAGCGGAAGTAACGTCCACTGATTACGAAAACATGGTATTACAGGCGAGAGAACTCGCGTCACTTAATGAGCATGTGGTTGTGAAAATCCCAATGACAAGAGATGGAATGCGAGCAGTAAAGACACTTTATGGCGAGGGAATCAAGACAAATGTTACTTTAATCTTCAATTCTCTTCAAGCAACACTTGCTGCCAAAGCAGGCGCAACATATGTAAGCCCATTTGTCGGAAGGCTCGATGATATTGCAAGCAACGGAATGGAAATAGTTGAGGAGATTGTCCGGATATTCGCGAACTACGGTTACAGCACTGAGATAATTGTGGCAAGCGTGAGACATCCTATGCATGTTCTTGAAGCAGCTCTCATGGGAGCTGACATCGTGACGATTCCTTATGAAGTACTTCTCAAACTATTCAATCACCCGCTCACTGATATAGGAATTGAAAGATTCATGGATGACTGGAAACGCTATCAGAAACAGCAAGGCAAATAA
- the rho gene encoding transcription termination factor Rho, whose translation MDSESEFQESTSESATDESKELPRKDKDKDKDKDKDNIREVEIDISQLQAMPIREVYKLARKYDVQGYTQMAKKDLIFAVLKAQTESYGYFFDQGVLEITDGGYGFLRTLDNNLLPSSNDIYVSQSQIRRFNLTSGDTVAGQVRPPKEGEKYFALLRIEAINHKAINFAAERITFQNLTPIHPEDRLITETDSHIMSTRMVDLFSPIGKGQRGLIVSPPKAGKTILLKELANGIAENHPDTIRIILLIDERPEEVTDLRRSTNAHVIAAPFDMHPEKQIRVAEMTIEMAKRLVEFNYDVVILLDSITRLARAYNLYVPPSGKLLSGGVDPSALYKPKYFFGAARNIEEGGSLTIIATALVETGSKMDEVIFEEFKGTGNMELILSRQLANKRMFPSINLTLSGTRREELLLPSDILRKIWILRRMLSSMSEEEGLRLIMEKLRGTGSNDEFLDLIEMEKKQY comes from the coding sequence ATGGATTCGGAATCTGAGTTTCAGGAATCAACTAGTGAGAGCGCTACAGATGAATCGAAGGAGCTTCCAAGAAAGGACAAAGACAAGGACAAAGACAAGGACAAAGACAACATAAGGGAAGTCGAAATCGATATCTCACAGCTCCAGGCAATGCCTATCAGAGAAGTCTACAAGCTTGCTAGGAAGTATGATGTCCAAGGCTATACGCAGATGGCAAAGAAAGACTTGATATTCGCTGTTCTTAAAGCCCAAACGGAATCTTATGGTTACTTCTTCGATCAGGGAGTTCTTGAAATCACTGACGGGGGATATGGCTTTCTAAGAACTCTGGATAACAACCTTCTTCCGAGCTCTAACGACATATATGTGAGCCAGTCTCAGATAAGAAGATTCAACCTTACAAGTGGCGATACAGTGGCCGGGCAGGTAAGACCCCCGAAGGAAGGCGAGAAATACTTTGCGCTCTTGAGAATAGAGGCTATTAATCACAAGGCGATAAACTTCGCTGCAGAAAGAATTACTTTTCAGAATCTTACGCCAATCCACCCTGAAGACAGGTTGATTACCGAGACAGATTCTCATATAATGAGCACAAGAATGGTTGATCTCTTCTCCCCAATTGGAAAGGGACAGCGAGGATTGATAGTTTCACCTCCCAAAGCGGGGAAGACCATACTGCTGAAGGAGCTTGCTAACGGAATTGCCGAGAATCACCCAGACACCATAAGAATAATTCTGTTAATCGACGAGAGACCTGAAGAGGTCACTGATCTCAGAAGAAGCACAAATGCTCATGTAATAGCCGCCCCATTTGATATGCATCCAGAGAAGCAAATTAGAGTCGCGGAGATGACTATCGAAATGGCAAAAAGATTGGTCGAATTCAATTACGATGTTGTCATTCTGCTCGACAGTATTACTAGACTAGCAAGAGCCTACAATCTATATGTTCCGCCCAGCGGAAAGCTTCTCTCCGGTGGTGTGGATCCTTCTGCTCTTTACAAGCCCAAATACTTCTTTGGAGCGGCTAGAAACATAGAAGAGGGTGGAAGCCTTACGATAATCGCTACAGCGCTCGTTGAAACGGGGAGCAAAATGGATGAAGTTATTTTCGAAGAGTTCAAGGGTACTGGAAATATGGAACTGATTCTATCTAGACAGCTGGCCAACAAGAGGATGTTCCCATCGATCAATCTTACTCTTTCCGGTACTAGAAGAGAAGAACTACTTCTTCCTTCAGATATTCTGAGAAAGATCTGGATTCTAAGACGAATGCTGTCTTCAATGTCGGAAGAAGAGGGATTGAGACTAATCATGGAGAAACTTCGTGGCACCGGATCAAATGACGAATTCTTGGACTTGATTGAAATGGAAAAGAAGCAGTACTAG
- a CDS encoding ROK family protein codes for MMVRRVIGIDLGGTETKIGIVEEDGKIVEKKVIPTRVSEGRTTVVTRIGEAINELLVQSGIDSKQIIGIGVGSPGSIDHDTGTVLFSPNLPDWSGFGLAAMLERVTGIRTFVENDANSFILGEWAFGEFKGSQHMVGLTLGTGVGGGVITHGILMTGSKGYGGELGHTIVEPEGPVCGCGSHGCLEALASATAIINLAREYSKRFPQSTIFASPEINAKVVFDAAREGDLAATLIVERATRALAIAIGNFIHVFNPEHIVIGGGISRAGDLLINGIREKLPAFVMTSFNGTFSITLSKLVENAGITGAASIVFYRTS; via the coding sequence ATGATGGTCAGACGCGTAATAGGAATTGATCTGGGTGGAACAGAGACAAAGATAGGGATAGTTGAGGAAGACGGCAAGATAGTCGAAAAAAAGGTGATCCCCACAAGAGTGTCAGAAGGTAGAACTACTGTCGTCACGAGAATTGGTGAAGCGATAAATGAGCTCCTTGTTCAGTCGGGTATCGACTCAAAGCAAATTATCGGAATCGGAGTTGGTTCACCTGGATCGATCGACCACGACACGGGAACTGTGCTGTTTTCTCCAAATCTTCCCGATTGGTCGGGGTTCGGGCTGGCAGCTATGCTCGAGAGAGTCACTGGAATAAGAACATTTGTAGAGAACGATGCAAATTCCTTTATTCTAGGAGAGTGGGCATTCGGCGAGTTCAAAGGCAGCCAACACATGGTAGGCCTCACATTAGGTACCGGAGTCGGAGGGGGAGTGATAACCCACGGTATTTTGATGACAGGTAGCAAAGGCTATGGAGGGGAACTTGGACACACTATAGTTGAACCGGAAGGACCAGTTTGCGGTTGTGGCTCTCACGGATGTCTTGAAGCTCTTGCTTCGGCGACTGCCATAATAAATCTGGCCAGGGAATATTCGAAGAGATTTCCGCAGTCAACGATATTTGCATCGCCTGAAATAAACGCTAAAGTGGTCTTTGACGCGGCACGGGAGGGTGATCTCGCAGCAACTCTGATCGTAGAAAGAGCAACCAGAGCCCTGGCTATTGCAATCGGAAATTTCATACATGTGTTCAATCCCGAACATATTGTCATTGGCGGTGGGATCAGCAGAGCTGGAGATTTGCTAATAAACGGGATAAGGGAAAAACTCCCGGCTTTCGTAATGACTTCTTTTAACGGGACCTTCAGCATCACTCTGAGCAAATTGGTAGAGAATGCAGGGATAACAGGTGCCGCGTCGATAGTCTTTTACAGGACTAGTTGA
- a CDS encoding endonuclease V, producing the protein MNIEYIHSWSMEPVQAIDLQKKLRDKLTFEDYSREPRLVAGIDVSFPFREIALAVIVIMEFNSLSIVDHFFSLKKVETPYIPGLLSFREGPAILDALSRSPEVDLLFFDGHGIAHPRGIGIASHIGLFVEIPTIGVAKSLLYGKVESLPREKGQSSRILSPGGRLLGYALCTRTSVKPVFISPGNRITAESALRLSIRTIGKYRIPEPTRQAHILTQRLKNQLVL; encoded by the coding sequence ATGAATATCGAATATATTCACTCATGGTCGATGGAACCGGTTCAAGCTATAGACTTACAAAAGAAACTCAGGGACAAGCTTACATTTGAGGACTACTCTCGGGAGCCAAGACTAGTGGCAGGAATAGACGTTTCTTTTCCTTTTAGAGAGATTGCGCTCGCCGTAATTGTGATTATGGAGTTTAACTCTCTTTCCATAGTTGACCATTTCTTTTCTCTTAAAAAGGTTGAGACGCCTTACATCCCCGGTCTATTGTCATTTAGGGAGGGGCCCGCTATACTTGATGCGCTGTCTAGATCACCGGAAGTTGACCTGCTCTTCTTTGATGGACACGGGATAGCTCATCCCAGAGGGATTGGTATAGCTTCCCACATTGGACTTTTCGTAGAAATACCAACGATAGGCGTTGCGAAAAGCCTTCTCTATGGAAAGGTCGAAAGCCTCCCGAGAGAGAAAGGACAAAGCAGCAGAATCCTCTCACCAGGCGGTAGATTGCTAGGATATGCGCTATGTACAAGAACGAGTGTAAAACCGGTTTTCATTTCACCGGGAAATAGAATAACTGCGGAAAGTGCTCTCAGGTTATCAATAAGAACAATTGGAAAGTACAGAATTCCGGAACCTACTAGACAAGCACATATCCTGACTCAACGATTGAAGAATCAACTAGTCCTGTAA
- the dnaN gene encoding DNA polymerase III subunit beta — protein MKFVAARSEILTRLESVSGAVAPKSVKPILSGIYFSMKDDSTVKLQATDLETAITTELRPKHIDGRCDFVIDARLVLEIVRNLPEGEVVFETEDTNVIIREGSARFTLPTMDPEEFPIVEPTSGGLEFTVSVSSIELMIDRVIFCAARDEFMRNLNSVYWEFEDGYLRLVAADGFRMALSEERIDLSIDDHFLLTLKSMKDLQNSLKAAMSDLLKVTYDGSRVQFLFDGTEIVTKVVDAEFPDYKKVLPKSFKARLVLSTEVFSDAVRRASIAARLGSDSVKFEIDDEQFKIVARSPDHGESIEILDANKEGDNIVIAFNPRFLSESAKKIDSDTVELNFVDSNSPLQMNPVDVQGYTYVIMPIRLI, from the coding sequence ATGAAATTCGTCGCAGCTCGTTCAGAAATCCTCACAAGATTAGAATCGGTTTCTGGGGCAGTTGCTCCGAAAAGCGTGAAGCCAATTCTTTCGGGCATATATTTTTCAATGAAGGATGACTCAACGGTTAAGCTTCAGGCCACCGATCTAGAAACGGCAATTACTACAGAGCTGAGACCAAAGCACATAGATGGAAGGTGCGATTTTGTCATAGATGCGCGTCTGGTACTCGAAATAGTCAGAAATCTTCCTGAAGGAGAAGTTGTTTTTGAAACGGAAGACACAAACGTTATCATTAGGGAGGGAAGTGCACGCTTCACTCTTCCAACAATGGATCCCGAGGAGTTCCCCATTGTTGAACCAACCTCGGGAGGACTTGAATTCACAGTGTCGGTTTCATCGATTGAACTGATGATAGATAGAGTGATTTTCTGTGCTGCTAGGGATGAATTCATGAGAAATCTGAACAGTGTCTACTGGGAATTCGAGGATGGTTACCTTCGACTTGTAGCTGCGGATGGATTCAGGATGGCGCTCTCCGAAGAAAGAATTGACCTTAGCATCGATGACCACTTTCTGCTTACGCTTAAGAGCATGAAGGATTTGCAAAACAGTCTTAAAGCTGCAATGTCTGATCTGTTGAAGGTAACCTATGATGGTTCGCGTGTTCAGTTCCTTTTTGACGGCACTGAGATAGTAACAAAGGTTGTGGATGCTGAGTTTCCGGACTACAAGAAGGTTCTTCCCAAATCATTCAAGGCGAGACTTGTTCTTTCTACCGAGGTCTTTTCAGATGCTGTAAGAAGGGCATCGATTGCCGCAAGGCTCGGATCGGATTCGGTCAAGTTTGAAATAGACGATGAGCAGTTTAAGATAGTTGCTAGAAGCCCTGATCACGGGGAATCCATAGAGATTCTTGATGCAAACAAGGAAGGAGACAACATTGTCATAGCCTTTAATCCCAGGTTTCTTTCGGAATCTGCTAAGAAGATTGATTCCGATACTGTGGAGTTGAATTTCGTTGATTCCAATAGCCCTCTTCAAATGAATCCAGTAGATGTCCAGGGTTATACATACGTTATTATGCCTATTAGACTCATATGA
- a CDS encoding 2-C-methyl-D-erythritol 2,4-cyclodiphosphate synthase, with the protein MGIGYDIHSIKPGDRGMYLGGVKVSDTFYLVGHSDGDALCHAIVDAILGSTSSGNIGISFPEDEKNRDRRSIEFLMEVAESIRGRWRILNVDAVVVIEKVRLAGFVSSITENVARALGIESEQVNVKPKSGNGSSPGFVQVHAVCLLEKVG; encoded by the coding sequence GTGGGAATCGGTTACGACATTCATTCGATCAAGCCCGGGGACAGAGGTATGTATCTGGGAGGAGTTAAGGTATCTGATACATTCTATCTTGTGGGCCATTCTGACGGAGATGCCCTTTGTCATGCGATTGTCGATGCGATTCTTGGGAGCACTTCTTCGGGAAACATCGGCATCAGTTTTCCAGAGGATGAAAAAAACAGAGATCGAAGAAGTATAGAGTTTCTGATGGAGGTAGCTGAGTCGATAAGAGGTCGATGGCGAATTCTAAATGTTGACGCAGTTGTCGTGATCGAAAAGGTTAGACTAGCAGGGTTTGTCAGTTCAATCACTGAGAATGTTGCCAGAGCGCTTGGGATCGAAAGCGAGCAGGTAAACGTTAAGCCCAAATCCGGAAATGGCAGCAGCCCTGGTTTCGTGCAAGTTCATGCTGTTTGTCTTTTGGAGAAGGTGGGGTAA
- a CDS encoding type II secretion system F family protein, which translates to MPEFRYEVINIKGKPEKGKLSANSKLEALQILSSRGFIVSSIKQSSTTRNYTKASLFPASQKEVSIFSRQLATMVSSGVRIRDSLQVLSTQVLFSRRFRKIISRVVLDIEGGMSFSESLEKTGVFEPLFTNLVKAGEAGGVLDESLERVADFYEGMVELQNQVKSAMAYPLFMMVFAVGIVGMISFFILPNLISAFGGNYEPEGTMAILLKMNDILKNHWPILLVLLLALSIGGFFFFKSKYGNIVKETLGKLIPPVRNLRNMTAMERFTRTTAVLVASGVDLPTVLELAGEVSQSPRVMKAVGNAIVSIKGGESINAALERQKVFPPIVVSMVATGEETGKLDEVMFKVANFYHMQVQNALKKLVSLVEPIMILFIGGFIGFLAITIYGAVFAMEQSIG; encoded by the coding sequence ATGCCGGAATTCCGTTATGAAGTTATAAACATCAAGGGAAAGCCCGAGAAAGGCAAGCTTTCTGCCAATTCTAAACTTGAGGCCCTCCAGATTCTTTCGAGCAGGGGATTTATTGTCAGCTCGATCAAACAGTCATCGACGACACGCAATTATACGAAGGCCTCTCTATTTCCTGCTTCTCAGAAGGAAGTCAGTATCTTCTCCAGACAGCTTGCAACGATGGTTTCTTCCGGTGTTAGGATAAGAGACTCGCTGCAAGTGCTTTCGACTCAAGTTCTTTTTTCAAGAAGATTCAGGAAGATAATCTCCCGTGTTGTTCTTGATATCGAGGGCGGTATGAGTTTTAGCGAATCGCTTGAGAAGACGGGCGTGTTTGAGCCATTGTTTACCAATCTCGTAAAAGCAGGCGAGGCGGGTGGTGTTCTCGACGAGTCTCTCGAAAGGGTTGCAGATTTCTATGAGGGGATGGTTGAGCTTCAGAATCAGGTAAAATCGGCGATGGCTTATCCTCTATTCATGATGGTTTTCGCGGTGGGAATAGTGGGGATGATCTCCTTCTTCATCCTCCCAAATTTGATAAGTGCTTTTGGAGGAAATTACGAGCCTGAAGGAACAATGGCTATTCTTCTTAAGATGAACGACATCTTGAAAAATCATTGGCCAATTCTTCTTGTCCTGCTTTTAGCATTGTCAATAGGGGGCTTCTTCTTCTTCAAGAGTAAGTACGGCAACATTGTCAAGGAGACTCTAGGCAAATTGATTCCTCCGGTCAGAAACCTAAGAAACATGACGGCTATGGAGAGATTCACACGGACGACGGCTGTTCTTGTAGCAAGCGGTGTGGATCTTCCTACAGTTCTGGAACTTGCAGGAGAGGTTTCTCAAAGCCCTAGAGTTATGAAAGCCGTTGGCAATGCGATAGTCAGTATAAAGGGAGGGGAAAGCATCAACGCCGCTCTTGAGAGGCAAAAGGTCTTCCCTCCAATCGTGGTTAGCATGGTTGCAACTGGCGAAGAAACTGGAAAACTTGACGAAGTCATGTTTAAAGTGGCAAACTTCTATCACATGCAAGTCCAGAATGCACTTAAGAAACTTGTTTCGCTCGTCGAGCCAATAATGATATTATTTATTGGGGGATTTATTGGTTTCCTGGCAATAACGATTTATGGTGCTGTATTTGCAATGGAGCAAAGCATTGGATGA